The DNA window AGGGCGAGGTCCTGATCTCGGACTAGGCGCAATTCGGTTTGATTGTCCGGTCCATCGGCATAGGATCGGGAATATCGCCCGGCGCGAACGCGTCACTCATTTTGCAGAGCCATCGCATGCCGCCCGTTTCGATAGTGCTGAACATCCTCTGGATTCTCTTTGGCGGAATATACATGGCCGCCGGCTGGGTGATCGCGGCCGTGATCATGGCCATTACCATTATCGGCCTGCCCTGGGCGAGAGCCGCCTTCAACATCGCCGCCTATACATTGCTGCCGTTCGGGCAGAAGGCCGTGCGCCGTGACAGCCTTACTGGCCAGCCCGACATCGGCACCGGACCGCTCGGCCTGGTCGGCAACGTGATCTGGTTCGTGCTTGCCGGCTGGTGGCTGGCGCTCGGGCATCTGATCACCGCGATTGTGCTGGCCGTGACCATCATCGGCATCCCCTTCGCCTGGGCCCACCTCAAACTCGCCGGGATCGCGCTGTGGCCGATCGGCAAGGTGATCGTGCCGGCGTAAGCCCTGGCGCCGGTCGATCAATGGCCGACCTCGCATCCCGGCAGGTCGAACAGAGCCTTGAGGCCGCAAGGCGAGGTCAACATCTTGTCGCCGTCGTGCCCGACACCCTGCACGTCCCATAGGCTGTGGTTCGGCGTGCCGGCGTCGCGCGACTGCATCGTGGCCGCATAGGCGTGACCGCGCGCATACCGGTAGGGACCCTCGGCCTCCGCCATGCAGCTCTTGTCGAGGGCGGGATGATCCGGGTTGGTGTCCAGTGTTCCCAATAAATAGATTACCCTTCGCGCCACATAGACCTTTTCCAGGGCGGCGATGGTCGGACCAGCCAGGTAATCGGGGCGTGCCTCCATGCCGTATTTCCAGTGGTTGTAGTCGGGGCAGCTCGCTGCAATCGATGGTTCCGGTCTTTCGGCGCTGAAATACGCATACGACGATGGATTGGCGACCACATAGCGCACGCCGACTCCCTGCCGCGTCAGCGACACCTCTCCTTTTCCGGCGATCGCGTAGCGTTGCACGACCTGCGCTCCGCCGGAATGACCCGCCACCACGACCTGTCTGAGGTTGGGGAACAGGCGCCGATCCGCCAATCTGGCCAGAATGGCATCGAGGGCCTCGAACGAACTCGCCGGCGTCGGTGCGACCGCAGGATCGCCGCCTTCCCAGCCCTCAAGGGTCCATCGCAGGGTATCAGCTGGAAGGTGGTAGGCATCCACATCGATCCCGGCCAGAAATTGCGGGACGATCATGATCGTGGTTTTGCCGGCTTCGCCGGCCGCGGCCTGCGCGGTTTTGGCGGATTTGAAATAAACATCGGCATTGCGAAGCCGTCCGTGCAGAACCAGAACCGCGCGGGTTATATCCGGCAACGGGCTGGTCCAGTCGGCGGAGACGTACACCGGCAAGCTGCCCTGGGTGCCAACCGGAATTCGCGAGTCGGCAACTTCTTTCACCGGCCGTTCATTGGGTGCAGCTTCGTCTGCCGCCCAGGCTTTCGGACTTATTAATGCAAAGAGCAGGAACGCGGCTCGCGCCAGCGGATGCATTACACTCATGGGATTTCCCTGGATGAAGTATGTTGTCGCGGCCTTAAGCAAGCCGCTGAGGGTAAACTTTCAACTGGATTGAGGGCCGACCGGACGCCTTTGGTTGCCGGCCTGAGCTTTTTTGCGGAGCGCCTGAATGGCTTCCTCGACGCTTTGGAACGAGCGCGCCGGTCCCAACAGATCGTCAATGCCGAACCGCGCCATCGCGTCCTGGGCGCGGATCGATTCGAGACGGGCGACGGCGAAATCGATGCCGTCGGCGTGACACTTGCGAATAAGATCGGCCAGGACCTGCGCCGCGGTGAAGTCGATCTCGACAATACCCGTCGCCTCCAGAACGATCAGCCGCACCCGCTGCGGCGAGGCCTGCAAGGCGGTCAGGATGTCGCGCCGGAAATGATAGGCGTTGAGAAACGACAACGGCGCCTGAAATCCAGCGACAATGACGTTCGGCTCGCGCTCGCCCGGGATATTGTGGCTCGACGGCCACCAGATCGAAGTTCCGGACACGCGTTCGTAGACCAGCACGCGGGCACGGGTCGTGCTCCAGATGCCGTACAGCAGCGACAGCGCGATGCCGATACCGACGCCTTGCTCGATCGGCAGTATGATGATCGCCGCTGCGGTCGCGGCGATCAGCAGGAATTCGCCGAACGATTGTCTGGCGATCGCGACGATCTGGCCGACGCGAACGATCCGCAAGGCGACGAACAGCAGCACGCCGCCGAGCGCCGCGTTTGGAATTCGGCTGAGCAGCGACGCGCCGAACGCCAGCAACACAAAGATGATTACCACGGCGGCGAGGCCGGCGATCTGGGATCGCCCGCCGGTTTCGGAAACCACCCCCGTGCGCGGCGGGCTGGCATCGACCGGAAATGCGCCGATCAGCCCGGACAGGATACTGCCGACCCCGACGCCGACGAAGTCGCGATCGACATCCGGCGGCTGGTCGGGATCCGACAGAAAGGACCGCGTGGTCGCCGCCGTCTGCACCATGATGACGACCGAGACGATGAGACTGAGCGACAGCAGGCTCGCCAGCCGACCGGCCGAGATAACCGGGATCGCAAACGATGGCGGCGCAACGGAGATCGCGCCGAGAACGCTGACGCCGCGGCTTTCAAGCCCGAGCCACAGCACGGCCACGCTCGCCGCAGCAAGCCCGATCAATGCCCCGGGAATCCGCGCGTCGATCCGCTCCGACAGGGCGATGGTTCCCAAAACCCCGAGGCCGATCGCAAGTGTGAACGGGTTTGTCTGGCCGAGATGGGTGGCGAGGACCGCCAGGCGTTGCAGCATCGGGCCATCCGGCGAGGGAAGCCCGAGGATGCCAGGCAATTGCGAAATGAAGATGTGCACGGAGATGCCGGCGAGAAAGCCTGTTGTCACGGGAATCGAGAGCAGATCCGCGATCCAGCCGAGGCGGAAAATTCCGGCCGCGAGCAGCAAAAGCCCGACCATCAGCGCCAGTGCCGCCGCCAGCAGCTGATATTCCGGGGAGCCGGACGCGGCCAGCATCGCAAGCCCGCCGGCAAAGATCGGCGTGATGGTCGAATCCGCGCCGCATGACAGGAAGCGATTGCTTCCGAACGCGGCGAACGCCACCGACCCCGCCAGAAAGGCAAAAAAGCCGATCGCCGGAGCAAAGCCGCCGAGCCGCGCGGTCGCCATCTGCTCGGGAATGGCGATGGCGGCAAGGGTGAGGCCGGCGAACAGATCGTGCGTGAAAAATTGAAGGCGATAGCCGGTCAGCGAACGGAACACCGGCCAGGCCTTGCGCGCGCCCGCCAGCCCGGCGTCCGAAGCACCGGAAGTGTCAGCCATAACTCGTCGCCTCCCCCGGAGATGCGCAGTTTTGAGCGCGTTTTCGGGGTCACGCTAGCATGCCGGCTGCGGCGGTGAAACAAAGGCCCGGAGGCGATCAACCCGGCGCTACGGTACTGGCCGTTAAGCCTTAAGTAACCGGATTTCCTAACCGGCAGGCCATTTGTGCATCGTATGCATGTCCCCCGGGGAGTCGGGGAATGCCAAGATTGATTTCCAGCATGTGGGATGCATTCGGATCGCGTAGAACGGCGGCGATCGGGTCGCGTCATCTTGTGGCCTCGTTTCGGCGAGGGCCGGTGCTCTGGCTCATCCTCAGCGGCGCCCTGCTGGTCGCGGCGATCATCATCGGCACGGTGGTCATGGTCAGCGAATTTCGCGAGCGCGCGCTGAGCAACAGCGAGCGCGAACTCGAAAACACCGTGCTGCTGCTCACCCGCCACTTCGACCAGCTGTTCGAAGACACCGATATCATGGCGAATGACTTCATCTCCCAGATGCAATTTTCGAAAATTGCTTCGCCGGAGATTTTCAAGAGCCGGATGTCGACTCTCGACGCGCATCTGATGTTGAAATCCAAGGTCAGCGGCCTGTCTTACATCGGCGACGTCATGATCTTCGACTCGGAAGGGAAGTTGATCAACTCATCCGGAGCGTGGCCGCTTCCGGCGCTTGGCGTTGCCGACCGGGAATATTTCAAAACCCTCAAATCGAACCCGCAATCGGCAACGGTGGTGACCGAATCGGTTCGCAGCGTTTTCACCGACGGCTGGACCACCATTTTCGCCCATGGACTGACCGCGCCGAATGGCGACTTTCTCGGCGTCATGGCGCGGCGGATCGACCCCGTCGTTTTTGAAAACTTCTTCGCTTCTGTCGCACTCGGGGAGGGCGCCGCGATTTCCATGTTCCATCGCGATGGAACGATGCTGGCGCGTTACCCTCATACCGAATCGATGATCGGGCAACAATTCAAATCGGCTCCGCTGCTGCATACTGTCCTGACCCGGGGAGGCCGTCAGACACTGCGCGTCCGAAGCCCCGTGGACGATCAGGACCGGCTCGGTTCGGCAGCGCCCCTGAGCCGTTTCCCGGTCGTGGTGGTCGCGACCATGACCGTCTCCGCCGCGCTGGCCGACTGGCGCGCGCAAACCAGATTCATGGTCGTTGCCGCCGTTCTGTCCGCGCTGGCGATCGCCTTCATCCTGTTCCTGATCATCCGGCAGATGACCCGGCAAAATCAGGAATCCCAGCGGCGGCTGGAAACGGAAAAGCACCGGCTCGACACTGCCCTGAACAATATGACGCAGGGCCTCGTGCTGTATGACGCATCGGCCCGCGTCGTCCTTTGCAACCAGCGCTACATCGATATGTATCGTCTGTCGACGGAGGTGGCAAAGCCGGGTTGCCATTTCCGCGACCTGATCCGGCATCGCAGGGAGACAGGGAGCTTCGGCGGCGACGTCGACGAATTTTGTTCAACCGTTCTGCGAAACGTTTCTCAGGGCAAGGTCACCCACAGTACCCTGAAAGCCGCGGACGGACGTACAGTCCAGATCGTCAACAAGCCGCTGGCGGATGGCGGCTGGGTTGCCACGATCGAAGATATCACAGAGCGCCGAAACCTCGAACAGGAACGCGATCGCAACTATGCCTTCCTGCGCCAGATCATCGATCACATCCCGACGCAGATCACCGTCAAGGACGTACGCGACCACCGCTACGTCCTGGTCAACCGGGTGGCGGAGACTCAATTCGGCGTGTCGCGCGATGCCATCGTCGGCAAGACAGCCTACGATTTGTTTCCGAAGTCGTCCGCCGACGCGATCGCAGCCGACGACGAAAAAGCCTTGCGATCCGCTCACGGCCTGTTTCTCGACGAGCGCCCGTGGCAAAGCCATCTGGGGCGTCGCTATATCACTTCAAGGCGGATCGGAATTCCGGATCAGGCCGGTGAAACCAGCTATATCATCAACGTCGTCGACGACGTCACCGATCGCCGGCGCGCCGACGAGAAGATCGCGCACCTTGCGCATTACGACGCGCTGACCGACCTGCCGAACCGGGTGCTGTTCCGCGAACAGATCGAACGCGAGCTGCAGCGAACCAGCCGCGGCGAGCAGTTCGCCCTGCTTTATATCGATATCGACGAGTTCAAGGGCATCAACGATTCGCTCGGGCATCATGTCGGCGATGAATTGCTGAAGGCCGTGGCGTCCCGCATCAGAAGCTGTATTTCGGACAACGATCTGATCGCGCGGCTGGGTGGCGACGAGTTTGCGGTCATTCAGACGGCCGTCGCGAACGCCGCCGACGTCGTGGAATTCGTGACCCGGATTCACGAGGCGATTCGGCAACCCTATCAATGCCTCGGTCACCAGCTCTCGACCGATGCCAGCATCGGCATCGCATTGGCGCCACAGGACGGCACCGATCTGGACCAGCTCATCAAGAACGCCGATCTGGCGATGTATGGCGCCAAGGCCGACGGACGCCGGACCCATCGCTTCTTCGAGCCGGCCATGGATGCCAGCGCCAAGGCCCGGCTTGCGCTGGAGCAGGATCTGCGCCAGGCGCTGGTCGACGGCGGCTTCGAAATCCACTACCAGCCGCTGGTCGATCTTCGGAGCGACCAGGTGACCGGCTGCGAAGCCCTGCTGCGCTGGCGCCATCCCGAACGCGGCATGATTTCCCCTGCCGAATTCATCCCGGTGGCGGAAGACACCGGCCTGATCAACGAACTCGGCGAATGGGTGCTGAGAACCGCCTGCGCCGAGGCCGCGACCTGGCCGAGCCATATCCGGCTCGCCGTCAACGTCTCCCCGGTTCAGCTCAAATGCCAGACGCTGGCGCTGAAGATTGCCGGCGCGCTGGCGGCCTCCGGTCTGGCCGCGAGCCGGCTGGAACTCGAAATCACCGAGGCAGTACTGATCCGCGACGACGAGGCCGCACTTGCCATCCTGCATCAACTCCGCGCCGTCGGGGTCCGTATCGCGCTGGACGATTTCGGCACCGGCTATTCCTCGCTGAGCTATCTGAAGCGCTTCCCGTTCGACAAGATCAAGATCGACCGTTGTTTCATCAGCGACGTCGCGGAAACCGGCGGATCATCGGCGATCGTGCAGGCGGTGGTCAACATCGCCGCCGCGCGCAACATGACGACAACAGCCGAAGGCGTCGAAACGCTTGAGCAAAAGGAAATGCTTGGCAGGCTGGGCTGCACCCAGATGCAGGGCTACCTGTTCAGCGCCGCCAGGCCCGGGGCGGAGGTGCGGCAGCTGTTCGGCGCGCGCGCCGATACCACGGCGGCGGTGGCCTGACTTTCACGCCGCCAGCCGGCCGCGATTGTTCTCGGCGAGGATGGGGCGGATCAGCCGTCCGAAGCGCTCGGCCTCCTCGTCGTGCAGATAGCCGGACAGGCAGAACGAATGGCAGCCGGCATCGATGAATTGCTGCAGGGTGTCGGCGCATTGCGAGGGATTGCCGACGACGGCGATTCCGGCGCCGGGTCGCACCCGGGTGATGCCGGTCCACAGATGCGGCAGCAGGAGATCGCCGTGCTCGCGGGCGAGCTGTTGCACCCGCTGGTTGGCCGCCGAGTTGTTGTAGAGCGTCTTGATCTCCTGCTTCTGCCGCTCGGTCGCGTTGCGCACCAGGATGTCGGCGGCTTCCCAGGCGTCCTTTTCATTCTCGCGGCAGATCACCTGCAGGCGCATGCCAAAGCCGATGTCGTTTTCGCGGCCATGCGCCTTCGCCATGCCCCTGATCTCGGCGATGTTCGCCGCGATCCGTTCCGGCAGGTCGCCCCAGAACAGGTGCACGTCGGAGTGCTTCGCCGATATTTCCCAGGCCTGACGCGAGCCGCCGCCGAGATAGAATTTCGGAAACGGCTGCTGCAGCGGCCGCGGCCGGATATGCGCGTGTGAAACTTGCCCTGGAAATTCAGCGGGCCGTGCGTGGTCCACAGCGCCTTGAGGATCGAAACCTCCTCCTCCATCAGCGCGTAGCGTTCTTCCTTGGCATAGCGCACGCCCTCGCCTTCGACCTCGCTTTCGTTCTGGCCCGCGATCAGGTTGATGCAGATGCGCCCGCCCGACATCTGGTCGAAGGTCGAGATCATCTTCGCCAGCAGCACCGGGTTGATGTAGCCGGACCGGGCCGCGATCAGCGGCTTGATCGTCGCCGAACGCGCCGCCATGAACGCGCCTGATATCCAGGCCTCCCAGCAGGTCGAGCCCACCGGGATCAGCAGATATTCGAAGCTCGCCTTCTCCGCGGCCTGCACGACGCGGTCGCATAGTTCGGGCGATCCCGCCACCTGGGCTTCCATTACACCATAGGCCGTGGTGTCGCCATGCGTGGGCAGATACCAGCCGAATTCGAGCGGACGCATCGACGATTCTCTCTGAGGCGCAATTTCCTTGAGAGGTAGTTTACAGCGTGCGCTCCGCGGGACAATCGGGGTGGCGGCAACGCTTATCTCACCTCACGTCGGTCCCCGCAGCCGCTCGCGATAAGCCTCCATTCCCAAGCGAATGTCTTTATCCGAGACCCACTGGCCGCCTTCATCCATTACGCCCGCCTCCAGCATCGCGGCGGCGCATGGCCAATGCAGATCGACCCAGCGCGGAATATCGGCCTCGGGCATGCCGCCACGGCGGCAAATCCGCTCGGCCATCTCGCGGGCCAATGGTTCGATGTTTGAGGTCATGAGGTCACCGTCGACGGCGGGGCCCAGGCCGCCGGAGCCGCAATCTCACGCGGAACATGGCCGAAAGCAGGGCAACCGGCCGCTGTCGGGAAAGCCCCCGCCCGGCCGAAACTCCAGTCGCGCCGGCGAGCGCACCGGAAACGAGAGCAAGATGGCTTTAAGTTGAATCGGTGCCCTTCACCTCTCCCCAGCGGGGAGAGGTCGATTTGCCAACGGGTCGGCGCGAAGCGCCGCCCGATGATGAACTCCGCAAATCGGGTGAGGGGGTGCTGCACCAACGATAGACCGCAACCCCTCACCCGGCGCTACGCGCCGACCTCTCCCTATGGGAGAGGTAAAGTTTCCGCTACAGCTCAATCTAACTTCAACTCATCACGCTTTAAAGCTCGCGATCCTTGATTCCAGCCTTCGCATACAACTCGTTGATGTGCTGCTTGACCTCGGGCGGCGTGGTGTCGTCCGCGGGCAGATGCGCCCATCCGGCCTTGCCGCGCGCATATTGACCGATCACTTCATCCTGATCCGAGGTCGCGCCGCTGATGCCGTAGCAGCCGACCATCTCGTTGCCCTTGAAGACAGGCGCCGCTCCGCCGGAGGCCGCGACGCGACCGTTCGACATCACTGCCATGGCGATCATCAGTTGCGGATTGCGTTCCTTGAACCATTGCTGGATGACGAGGCCGTCGGGAAAACGCGGCGACATCGAGCGAAAGG is part of the Bradyrhizobium erythrophlei genome and encodes:
- a CDS encoding GlcG/HbpS family heme-binding protein → MAKLRAVECREFIKAAIEKADQMGVPVSIAIVGPEGHLIALERMDDAGFVTPETAWAKAYTVAAFRSMSPRFPDGLVIQQWFKERNPQLMIAMAVMSNGRVAASGGAAPVFKGNEMVGCYGISGATSDQDEVIGQYARGKAGWAHLPADDTTPPEVKQHINELYAKAGIKDREL
- a CDS encoding SulP family inorganic anion transporter — translated: MADTSGASDAGLAGARKAWPVFRSLTGYRLQFFTHDLFAGLTLAAIAIPEQMATARLGGFAPAIGFFAFLAGSVAFAAFGSNRFLSCGADSTITPIFAGGLAMLAASGSPEYQLLAAALALMVGLLLLAAGIFRLGWIADLLSIPVTTGFLAGISVHIFISQLPGILGLPSPDGPMLQRLAVLATHLGQTNPFTLAIGLGVLGTIALSERIDARIPGALIGLAAASVAVLWLGLESRGVSVLGAISVAPPSFAIPVISAGRLASLLSLSLIVSVVIMVQTAATTRSFLSDPDQPPDVDRDFVGVGVGSILSGLIGAFPVDASPPRTGVVSETGGRSQIAGLAAVVIIFVLLAFGASLLSRIPNAALGGVLLFVALRIVRVGQIVAIARQSFGEFLLIAATAAAIIILPIEQGVGIGIALSLLYGIWSTTRARVLVYERVSGTSIWWPSSHNIPGEREPNVIVAGFQAPLSFLNAYHFRRDILTALQASPQRVRLIVLEATGIVEIDFTAAQVLADLIRKCHADGIDFAVARLESIRAQDAMARFGIDDLLGPARSFQSVEEAIQALRKKAQAGNQRRPVGPQSS
- a CDS encoding YccF domain-containing protein, which gives rise to MPPVSIVLNILWILFGGIYMAAGWVIAAVIMAITIIGLPWARAAFNIAAYTLLPFGQKAVRRDSLTGQPDIGTGPLGLVGNVIWFVLAGWWLALGHLITAIVLAVTIIGIPFAWAHLKLAGIALWPIGKVIVPA
- a CDS encoding bifunctional diguanylate cyclase/phosphodiesterase, which translates into the protein MPRLISSMWDAFGSRRTAAIGSRHLVASFRRGPVLWLILSGALLVAAIIIGTVVMVSEFRERALSNSERELENTVLLLTRHFDQLFEDTDIMANDFISQMQFSKIASPEIFKSRMSTLDAHLMLKSKVSGLSYIGDVMIFDSEGKLINSSGAWPLPALGVADREYFKTLKSNPQSATVVTESVRSVFTDGWTTIFAHGLTAPNGDFLGVMARRIDPVVFENFFASVALGEGAAISMFHRDGTMLARYPHTESMIGQQFKSAPLLHTVLTRGGRQTLRVRSPVDDQDRLGSAAPLSRFPVVVVATMTVSAALADWRAQTRFMVVAAVLSALAIAFILFLIIRQMTRQNQESQRRLETEKHRLDTALNNMTQGLVLYDASARVVLCNQRYIDMYRLSTEVAKPGCHFRDLIRHRRETGSFGGDVDEFCSTVLRNVSQGKVTHSTLKAADGRTVQIVNKPLADGGWVATIEDITERRNLEQERDRNYAFLRQIIDHIPTQITVKDVRDHRYVLVNRVAETQFGVSRDAIVGKTAYDLFPKSSADAIAADDEKALRSAHGLFLDERPWQSHLGRRYITSRRIGIPDQAGETSYIINVVDDVTDRRRADEKIAHLAHYDALTDLPNRVLFREQIERELQRTSRGEQFALLYIDIDEFKGINDSLGHHVGDELLKAVASRIRSCISDNDLIARLGGDEFAVIQTAVANAADVVEFVTRIHEAIRQPYQCLGHQLSTDASIGIALAPQDGTDLDQLIKNADLAMYGAKADGRRTHRFFEPAMDASAKARLALEQDLRQALVDGGFEIHYQPLVDLRSDQVTGCEALLRWRHPERGMISPAEFIPVAEDTGLINELGEWVLRTACAEAATWPSHIRLAVNVSPVQLKCQTLALKIAGALAASGLAASRLELEITEAVLIRDDEAALAILHQLRAVGVRIALDDFGTGYSSLSYLKRFPFDKIKIDRCFISDVAETGGSSAIVQAVVNIAAARNMTTTAEGVETLEQKEMLGRLGCTQMQGYLFSAARPGAEVRQLFGARADTTAAVA